CAAAAAGCCCGCGCGTGGCGGGCTTTGGAGCGGTGCGGCTTCCAGCCTACTCTTCGGTGTCGTTCGCGTCCGTGTACTCGGCGAGCGAGAAGAGCAGGGTGGCAAAATCGGACAGAGACAGTTCCTTCTTGGTCAGGTCGACCATCATCTCTTCGAGTTCAGGCGAGCGCTGCACGGTAATGCCATGCAGCTCGAGGAAAGTCAGGCAGGTAACTAGGCCGGTGCGCTTGTTACCGTCGATGAAGCAGTGACCATGCCCGATGGCCTGCGCATAGGTCGCTGCGATTTCGAAGATGTCATCCACGCCAGCGTAATGCTGGGCGGTGGCCACTCTACCGAGAGCGCCTTCGAGGCGCTCTGGGATCTCACCGGGACGGCCAGGCTCCGTGCGCAGGATCAGGTCGTGAATCGCGCGGACCTGGTCGGCCGATATCTCGATGAACTCGCCGTTCATCGTTTAGCGAGGCGCCTAATTACGTCGTGGTGCTTTTCGATCACACCGGTCGCCACGTCCAAGACCTTACCCGATGCTGCGCGCTTCACGGTCGTGACCTTGCCGCCCACGACATGCCTTTCGAGGCTAGATTCAGCGGGCCTGGTTTGCCAGGAGCCCGTTACAGGGCTGCGCGCGACCGACGCGCGCTCACGGATCGGGATGTTGTACTTGGACAGGTTGACTTTGGACATGGGAAACCCTCGGCTTCTGCGATTCAGTATAACCGTGCCGGAAAAGAGAAGTGTATTTTGACGCTGGCCGTCACCCCGGATCGACAGAAAAACAAAAAGCCCGCATGTGCGGGCTTGTCGTCATTTCCAGCCGCCTTTTGGAGCGTAGGCGATTGGCACTGAGTGTCTCTCAGTTTGGTTGCGGGGGCAGGACTTGAACCTGCGACCTTCGGGTTATGAGCCCGACGAGCTGCCAACTGCTCCACCCCGCGTCCGTCGAAGAAAAGATTATATGGCATCCGGTTGCGCAATGCAACACCTGTTTAACAAAACCTGGCGGCGATGCGCATTGCCGCGTGCCATAACGATTAGATCGCCGCGGCGGGGCAGAGGTTCAGCCGGCCTCGGGGGTATTGCTTGTGCGCTGCCACAGCGCGGCCTCGAACTCGAAGCTGTCGCGCTGCTGCAGGTCGTCGCGCTGCCACATCACGCGGTCGCGGCGCACGGTCAGCATCCAGGTGGTGGTGGCCAGCGGGGTCGGGTGCGAGAACGCGCGCGGCGTCAGCACCGCGCCGCACGGACCGTGCTGCGGATCGCGTACCGAGGTGTAGCGGATCATGCCCAAGCCGGCTTCGCGCGCGATGCGGCCGAAGGCCTGGCAGGGCTCGTGGTTGTCCGGGTCGGTCCAGGCGGCGCGGTCGCGGTCGAACGGCGGCTGGTCGAGCGCCACGCCGGAGGTCTCGACGCGCACCTCGAACAGCGTCTGCGCGCGCGCGTCGATGCGGGGCAGCGCCGGGCTGTCATTGAGGAAGCGCCAGCGCCAGTAGCCCAGCTCGGCACACGCGGTGCGGATCTCGTTGGCGCCATAGAACACGCCCGGGTCCTGGCTGGCGCGGAAGCGCGAGCCCCAGGGCGAGGGCGGATAGCGGAACGGGGTGAACAGCAGATAGTGCAGATGGTGTGCCTCGACCGGCACCACCGGTTTGCCGGCATCGAGCACGGCTTCGAGTACTGCCTGTTCCTCCAGGCTGTCGACCAGCGGCATGGTCGAGACCACATGCTGGGCTTCCACCGCCCGCCACAGCGTGAGCGCGAACTGCCGGCGCTCAGATGCGACCGCGGGTGGCGTCCAGGTAGTGAACGACACGGACCAGACCTTCGGTGGTGCGGATCAGCTCGAGCGGCTTGCCGCCCAGCGCGAGGTTGTCATGGGTGAGCCAAAGCCGGGCCTGGTCGCCATGGCCCAGGATGGCGTCGAGCGAGCGGAACAGGCGCACGAACAGGACGCCGAATTCCCACTCCTTGCGGTGCGCGTCGAGCACATAGCCGCCCGACGCCATGCGCGAGACCGAGGCCGTGCTGATGCCCAGCACGCTTGCCACCATGGCCTGGCTGATGCCCAGGAAGCCGGCGGCGCCCATGACCGCCTTGGTCAGCGTGGTGCCGGGGTCGGGGCCGCCGGCGGGATCGGTTTCGGGAATCCGCCTCGATTGCATCGCCTATGCTCCTGTTTCTTCAGAAAGATTATAGGCGATGAATTTCAGAAGGGAAGGGGCTGCTGAAGAATTCCGAGCCTATGACGCGCCGCGCCGGTATTGCGGCGGGACGCGGTTAATAGGTTTCGATATGCAGCCGTCCTTCGGCCTTCATGGTGGTTTCCAGCGCCTTCCAGTTAAGACCGGCGCTGGCGCAGACCGTTTCAAATGCGGCCAGCACGCCTTCCTCCATGCCTTTCAGGCCGCAGATATAGACATGGCCGTTGGCGTCGCCCAGCAGTGCCGCGACGCTGTCGGCGGCGTCGCGGATCGCGTCCTGGACATAGCGGCGCGGCGTGGCCGGGTCGCGCGAGAAGGCGAAGTGGATTTCGAGGAAATCCCTGGGCAGCTTCAGCAGCGGGCCGAAGTAGGGCAGTTCGGCGGCATTGCGCGCACCGAAGAACAGCAGCCGGCGCCCGCTGAATTGGGCCAGGTTGCGGCGCATGCGCTCGGTCATGGCGCGCATCGGTGCCGAGCCGGTGCCGGTGCAGATCATCATCACGCTGGCCTCGGCGTGGTTGGGCATCAGGAAGGTCGAGCCGAACGGGCCCACCACCTGCACCGTGTCGCCCTTGGCGAGGTCGCACAGGTAGTTGGATGCGACGCCCCGCACCGGCTTGCCGTCGTGGTCCTGCTCGACCCGCTTCACCGTCAGCGCGAGGTTGTTATAGCCGGGGCGCTCGCCGTCGCGCGGGCTGGCGACCGAATACATGCGGATGTAGTGCGGCTTGCCCGCGGCATCGGTGCCGGGCGGCAGGATGCCGATCGACTGGCCTTCCAGGATCGGGAAGAAGTGGGTGCCGAGATCCAGCACGATATGGTGGATGTCGCTGGACGCATCCGCCGCGGTAAGCCGGTAATTGCCGGCCACGGTGGCGGTTACCGGGGCGCGCACGCCGTGCAGGTTCACATAGGGATGGGCGGCCGACCAAGGTGCGCGCGGCGAGGTATGGCGGCTGGTCTCGACCGACTGGATCGCGGCATCGTCGGCTGCGGTGGTGCCGCTGGCGGAGGTGGCCGGCGCGGCCTGGTCCGTGCTGTCCAGCTCCGGCAATGGCAACTCGGCCGGCAGCTCGTCCCACAGCAGCTGTGCCTCGATCGGGTAGGCCTGGCCGCGCAGCATGGTGCGCCAGTTGTCGATGGCGCCGGTCGGGCACGGCGACAGGCAGGCGTTGCAGCCGTTGCATACGTCGGCCCGGACCACATAGTTGCGGTCGTCATGGGTGATGGCGTCGATCGGGCAGGTGTCTTCGCAGGTGTTGCAGCGAATGCAGATTTCCGGATCGATCAGGTGCTGCTTGATGAGGTCGGGGGCGCCCATGGCGTGTCGGGTTTCAGTTGAAGCGCACGTATTCGAAATCCATCGGCTGGCGGTTGATGCCCACCGCCGGCGGGGCGATCCAGTTGGCATACTTGCCGGGCCCGGTGACGCGGCCCATCAGCGAGGCGACGAAGGCGCGGTCTGCGTCGGTCGCCAGCCAGTCGCGTTCGTGGGCCTGCCATTCGGCGTCCGATATCAGCCTGCCGTCGGGCGAGACATGGACGTTGGCCAGCGTGCCGATCCTGCGGTTGAAGGCCTTGTGCGGCACCGTCAGCCGGAAGGCGATGCCGGCCTTCTCGATGACCTTGTTCCAGCGCGCCACGCCCCCCATGCTGTCCTTGATGTAGTCGTCGCGCAGCACTTCGTTGAGCGCGTTGAGCATCGGCACCTCGCGCTCGCCGAGGCGGCCGTCGCGCACTTCGGGCACGCGGTAGACATCGTTCTTGAGCACATGGTCGTCGGCGCGCTTGCCTTCCTCGAAGCGTCCCTTCAGCCCCGCGCTGTAGAAGGTGGCGGCGTTCGATGACTGGTCGGCGCCGAACAGGTCGATGGTGACGCTGTAGTGGAAGTTCAGGTAGCGCTGGATGGTCGGCAGGTCGATCACGCCGGCGGCGCGCACCTCGGCCGGGTCTTCGATGCCGCGCTCGCGCATGACCTCGCAGGTGCGCTGGATCACGCGCGATACGCCGGATTCACCGACGAACATGTGGTGCGCTTCCTCGGTCAGCATGAAGCGCGTGGTGCGCGCGAGCGGATCGAAGCCGGACTCGGCCAGCGCGCACAGCTGGAACTTGCCGTCGCGGTCGGTGAAGTAGGTGAACATGAAGAACGACAGCCAGTCCGGCGTGCGTTCGTTGAAGGCGCCGAGGATGCGCGGGTTGTCCTGGTCGCCGGAGCGGCGCTCCAGCAGCGCCTCGGCTTCCTCGCGGCCGTCGCGGCCGAAATAGCGGTGCAGCAGGTACACCATCGCCCACAGGTGGCGGCCTTCTTCGACGTTGACCTGGAACAGGTTGCGCAGGTCGTACAGGCTGGGCGCGGTCAGGCCGAGGTGGCGCTGCTGCTCGACCGAGGCGGGCTCGGTGTCGCCCTGGGTCACGATAATGCGGCGCAGGTTGGCGCGGTGCTCGCCCGGCACCTCCTGCCACGCGGCCTCGCCCTTGTGCTCGCCAAAGTGTATGCGGCGCTCGGGATCGGCCGGCTGCAGGAAGATGCCCCAACGGTAGTCTGGCATCCTGACGTGGTCGAAATGCGCCCAGCCGGACGGATCGACCGACACCGCGGTGCGCAGGTACACCTCGAACCCGTGCGAGCCGTCAGGCCCCATGTCGCGCCACCAGTCGAGGAAGGCTGGCTGCCAGTGCTCCAGCGCGCGCTGCAGCGCGCGGTCGTCGGACAGGTTGACGTTGTTGGGGATCTTCTGGCTGTAGTCGATGCTCACGTCCTGGTCTCCTGTGTGTTCTGGCGGGCGCGCTAGACGCGGTCCCAGTCGAAGCGGGCCTTGTTGCCGCTGCCGAAGACCTTCAGCGCGCCGTTCTCGCCGACGGCGTTGGGGCGCTGGAAGATCCAGTTCTGCCAGGCGGTAAGCCGGCCGAAGATGCGGGTCTCCATGGTCTCGGCGCCGCCGAAGCGCAGGTTGGCCTCCATCCCCGTCAGCGCATCCGGCGACAGGCTGGCGCGTTCCTCCAGCGCGATGCGGATCTCGTCTTCCCAGTCGATATCGTCGGGCGCCGCGGTGATCAGGCCGAGCGAATCGGCGCTGAGCGCGTCCAGCGGCGCGCCGATGTGGTCGCGCACCGGGCCCAGCGCGGCCTCGTCGCCGTAGAAGCGCGCGGCCAGCCGGGTCTGGCCGTTGGGCATGGGGTAGTGGCCGAAATTGAGCGGCGAGACGAACACGCGCGGCGCGTCGTCGGGGGCGTCGGGCAGGTGCAGCATGTAGCTGCGGTCGGCGGCCAGCGCCAGTTCCAGCAGCGTGCCGGCAAAGCAGGAATCGGGCTCGATCAGCGCGATCAGGCTGCGCGACGACACATCCAGCCGCGCCAGCGTGCGGCGCAGCATGCCCAGGGTCTCGCGCACGAACCAGTGGCCGGCGTGCGCCTGCAGCAGGGCATCGGCCGCCATCACCGCGGCCGGGTCGCCGTCGGTCTTCAGCACCCAGATGCCGATGTCGAGATGGTTGGTGCGCAGCGTCAGGATGGCGTCGTCGAGTTCGCGCGCCATCTTCAGCGGCCACCATTGCGCGCCGGCGGCGACCACGCCGGCCAGGTCGGCGGGCTGGTGCTTGTCGGGGCCGAACACGGTCAGCGTGGCCTTGCGCGCGGCAGCATCGACATGCACGCGCACGGTCTCGAAGCGATAGCCGTCCGGCTCGACGGTGCGCGACAGCGGCGTCAGCGTGATGCCGTGGTGGCCTTGCGGACGGTCGCTGGTGGCCGCCAGCGCCGCGGCGCGCTCGGCCACGTATTCGGCGAAGCGCGCCGGCTTGACTACCTCGTCGACCAGCTTCCAGTCTTTGGCGCGCTGGCCGCGCACGCCTTCGGTGGTGGTGCAGAAGATGTCGGCGTGGTCGCGGCGCACATGGCGCTTGTCGGTCACGCGCGTGAGGCCGCCGGTGCCGGGCAGCACCCCCAGCAGCGGCACCTCGGGCAGGCTCACCGCCGACGAGCGGTCGTCGACCAGCACGATCTCGTCGCACGCCAGCGCCAGCTCATAGCCGCCGCCGGCGGTGGTGCCGTTGCAGGCGGCGATGAACTTCAGCCCCGAGTGCCTGCTGGCGTCCTCGATGGCATTGCGGGTCTCGTTGGTGAACTTGCAGAAGTTGACCTTCCACGCGTGCGACGACTGCCCCAGCATGAAGATATTGGCGCCCGAGCAGAAGATGCGCTCGCGCGCGCTGGTGAGCACAACGGTGCGCACCTCGGGATGCTCGAAGCGGATGCGCTGCAGCGCGTCGTGCAGTTCGATGTCGACGCCGAGGTCGTAGGAATTGAGCTTGAGCGCATAGCCCGGACGCAGGCCGCCTTCCTCATCGACATCCATCGCCAGCGTGGCGATGGGGCCGTTAAAGCTCAGCTTCCAGTGGCGGTACTGGTCGGGATGGCGCTCGAACGTGACCGGCGCGGCCGCGTCTGCCTGGCCGGAAGGTTGCGGGGCGATTGCCGGCGTGGACATGGCTGTCTCCTGAGTGCACTATCGTGCCTTGCGGCTTTTGATGAAATATAGTGCATGGAAACGAGCGGTGCAACGTCTTTGTCGGTCGGCGCGGGGGGCGGCTCAGGCGCCCGCAGCCTCCAGCCGGGCGCGCAGTTGCTGCAGCGAGGTCGCGGCGTCCTGGCCGCTGGTGTCGATCGACAGGTCGGCGCGGTCATACAGCGGCGCGCGCGCTTCGAGGATGCGGCGCAGGTCGGCCATGGCCTCGCGGTTGCCTTCCATCGGCCGCATGTCGCCCTGGGCCACCACGCGCGCCATGTGCTCTTCGGGCGAGGTGCGCACCCAGATGGTGTAGCACTGCGCCAGCAGCAGGTTGAAGGTGGCCGGCTCCGACACCAGGCTGCCGGGGGTGGCCAGCACCATGCGGTCGTGTTCGCGCAGGGTCCGCTCCAGTGCGCGCATTTCGTAGCGGCGATAGGCGGCCTGGCCGTACAGCGAGTGGATCTCGGACAGGCTGGCGCCGGCTTCCTGCTCGATCACGGTATTCAGTTCGACAAAGGGCACGTCGCGCACCGCTGCGAGCGCGCGCCCGAGCGTCGACTTGCCGGCGCCGCGCAGGCCGATCAGCGCGATGCGGCGGTGGCGCGCATCGCCGGCCTGTTCCGGCGCCAGCGCATGGCGGCAGGCTTCGCGCACGCGCGCGAGGTCGCCGGCGGGCAGCTGCGCCAGCCACTGCACCATCTGCGCGAACTCGGACGCCTGCTGGCCGTTGAGGGTGTCGACCTCGGCCAGCACCACCGGCAAGGGCACATCCAGCGCGCGCGCCACCTGCCGCAGCAGCAGCACCGACGCATTGCCGGTGCCGGTTTCCAGGTTGGCCAGATAGCGTTCGGACACGGCCGCGCCGCGCGCCAGGTCCTTGCGCGACATGCCGCGGGAGGCGCGCAGCGAACGGATGCGCTCGCCCAGCCGGGTCAGGTAGGGGTCGCGTTCGGCGTTGGCGGCGGGCGCGGCAGGGGTGTCGGCCTCGGCGGCGCTGGCGGCGGGCAGCGGTGCGGAATCGCGGCGCATGGTATCGGTCGGGGTTGGTGCGGCCAAAGCAGGCTCGGGCAAAAG
This Cupriavidus nantongensis DNA region includes the following protein-coding sequences:
- the boxC gene encoding 2,3-epoxybenzoyl-CoA dihydrolase, whose protein sequence is MSTPAIAPQPSGQADAAAPVTFERHPDQYRHWKLSFNGPIATLAMDVDEEGGLRPGYALKLNSYDLGVDIELHDALQRIRFEHPEVRTVVLTSARERIFCSGANIFMLGQSSHAWKVNFCKFTNETRNAIEDASRHSGLKFIAACNGTTAGGGYELALACDEIVLVDDRSSAVSLPEVPLLGVLPGTGGLTRVTDKRHVRRDHADIFCTTTEGVRGQRAKDWKLVDEVVKPARFAEYVAERAAALAATSDRPQGHHGITLTPLSRTVEPDGYRFETVRVHVDAAARKATLTVFGPDKHQPADLAGVVAAGAQWWPLKMARELDDAILTLRTNHLDIGIWVLKTDGDPAAVMAADALLQAHAGHWFVRETLGMLRRTLARLDVSSRSLIALIEPDSCFAGTLLELALAADRSYMLHLPDAPDDAPRVFVSPLNFGHYPMPNGQTRLAARFYGDEAALGPVRDHIGAPLDALSADSLGLITAAPDDIDWEDEIRIALEERASLSPDALTGMEANLRFGGAETMETRIFGRLTAWQNWIFQRPNAVGENGALKVFGSGNKARFDWDRV
- a CDS encoding MbcA/ParS/Xre antitoxin family protein codes for the protein MQSRRIPETDPAGGPDPGTTLTKAVMGAAGFLGISQAMVASVLGISTASVSRMASGGYVLDAHRKEWEFGVLFVRLFRSLDAILGHGDQARLWLTHDNLALGGKPLELIRTTEGLVRVVHYLDATRGRI
- a CDS encoding type II toxin-antitoxin system death-on-curing family toxin is translated as MNGEFIEISADQVRAIHDLILRTEPGRPGEIPERLEGALGRVATAQHYAGVDDIFEIAATYAQAIGHGHCFIDGNKRTGLVTCLTFLELHGITVQRSPELEEMMVDLTKKELSLSDFATLLFSLAEYTDANDTEE
- the boxA gene encoding benzoyl-CoA 2,3-epoxidase subunit BoxA encodes the protein MGAPDLIKQHLIDPEICIRCNTCEDTCPIDAITHDDRNYVVRADVCNGCNACLSPCPTGAIDNWRTMLRGQAYPIEAQLLWDELPAELPLPELDSTDQAAPATSASGTTAADDAAIQSVETSRHTSPRAPWSAAHPYVNLHGVRAPVTATVAGNYRLTAADASSDIHHIVLDLGTHFFPILEGQSIGILPPGTDAAGKPHYIRMYSVASPRDGERPGYNNLALTVKRVEQDHDGKPVRGVASNYLCDLAKGDTVQVVGPFGSTFLMPNHAEASVMMICTGTGSAPMRAMTERMRRNLAQFSGRRLLFFGARNAAELPYFGPLLKLPRDFLEIHFAFSRDPATPRRYVQDAIRDAADSVAALLGDANGHVYICGLKGMEEGVLAAFETVCASAGLNWKALETTMKAEGRLHIETY
- the boxB gene encoding benzoyl-CoA 2,3-epoxidase subunit BoxB; this translates as MSIDYSQKIPNNVNLSDDRALQRALEHWQPAFLDWWRDMGPDGSHGFEVYLRTAVSVDPSGWAHFDHVRMPDYRWGIFLQPADPERRIHFGEHKGEAAWQEVPGEHRANLRRIIVTQGDTEPASVEQQRHLGLTAPSLYDLRNLFQVNVEEGRHLWAMVYLLHRYFGRDGREEAEALLERRSGDQDNPRILGAFNERTPDWLSFFMFTYFTDRDGKFQLCALAESGFDPLARTTRFMLTEEAHHMFVGESGVSRVIQRTCEVMRERGIEDPAEVRAAGVIDLPTIQRYLNFHYSVTIDLFGADQSSNAATFYSAGLKGRFEEGKRADDHVLKNDVYRVPEVRDGRLGEREVPMLNALNEVLRDDYIKDSMGGVARWNKVIEKAGIAFRLTVPHKAFNRRIGTLANVHVSPDGRLISDAEWQAHERDWLATDADRAFVASLMGRVTGPGKYANWIAPPAVGINRQPMDFEYVRFN
- a CDS encoding RES family NAD+ phosphorylase, with the translated sequence MSFTTWTPPAVASERRQFALTLWRAVEAQHVVSTMPLVDSLEEQAVLEAVLDAGKPVVPVEAHHLHYLLFTPFRYPPSPWGSRFRASQDPGVFYGANEIRTACAELGYWRWRFLNDSPALPRIDARAQTLFEVRVETSGVALDQPPFDRDRAAWTDPDNHEPCQAFGRIAREAGLGMIRYTSVRDPQHGPCGAVLTPRAFSHPTPLATTTWMLTVRRDRVMWQRDDLQQRDSFEFEAALWQRTSNTPEAG
- a CDS encoding helix-turn-helix transcriptional regulator, translating into MRRDSAPLPAASAAEADTPAAPAANAERDPYLTRLGERIRSLRASRGMSRKDLARGAAVSERYLANLETGTGNASVLLLRQVARALDVPLPVVLAEVDTLNGQQASEFAQMVQWLAQLPAGDLARVREACRHALAPEQAGDARHRRIALIGLRGAGKSTLGRALAAVRDVPFVELNTVIEQEAGASLSEIHSLYGQAAYRRYEMRALERTLREHDRMVLATPGSLVSEPATFNLLLAQCYTIWVRTSPEEHMARVVAQGDMRPMEGNREAMADLRRILEARAPLYDRADLSIDTSGQDAATSLQQLRARLEAAGA